The Glycine soja cultivar W05 chromosome 6, ASM419377v2, whole genome shotgun sequence genome has a window encoding:
- the LOC114416794 gene encoding cold-responsive protein kinase 1-like isoform X2 → MTSCFHLFRKKGSSSGTQLTGVDLDVSEIQNVNIYTYRELRIATEGFSNANKIGQGGFGVVYKGKLRNGSLAAIKVLSAESRQGVREFLTEIKVISSIEHENLVKLHGCCVEDNHRILVYGYLENNSLAQTLIGSGHSSIQLSWPVRRNICIGVARGLAFLHEEVRPHIIHRDIKASNVLLDKDLQPKISDFGLAKLIPPNLTHISTRVAGTVGYLAPEYAIRNQVTRKSDVYSFGVLLLEIVSRRPNTNRRLPVEEQYLLTRAWDLYESGEAEKLVDAFLEGDFNIEEAVRFCKIGLLCTQDSPQLRPSMSSVLEMLLGEKDVNEENVTKPGMIFEFVEAKSAGKQKCKAEVDSKSLLAEGKQDDSSSSGTMSSFATMTFTAIYDRSD, encoded by the exons ATGTTTCAGAAATTCAGAATGTCAACATCTACACTTACAGAGAATTGCGAATTGCCACTGAAGGTTTTAGCAATGCAAACAAGATAGGGCAGGGAGGTTTTGGAGTAGTCTATAAG GGAAAGCTGAGAAACGGTTCTTTGGCAGCTATAAAGGTTTTATCGGCTGAATCAAGACAAGGGGTCCGGGAGTTCTTGACAGAAATCAAGGTGATCTCTAGTATAGAGCATGAGAATCTAGTCAAGTTACATGGATGTTGTGTGGAAGACAACCACAGAATTTTGGTATATGGCTATCTTGAGAATAACAGCCTAGCACAAACACTTATTG GTTCAGGCCATAGCAGCATCCAATTAAGTTGGCCTGTAAGGAGGAACATTTGCATAGGTGTTGCTCGGGGCCTTGCATTCCTTCATGAGGAGGTTCGGCCACACATTATCCATAGAGACATAAAAGCAAGCAATGTACTACTTGATAAAGACCTCCAGCCCAAAATTTCAGATTTTGGCCTTGCAAAGCTTATTCCACCAAACCTGACCCATATTAGTACTCGTGTTGCTGGAACAGT TGGGTATCTAGCACCTGAATATGCAATCCGAAATCAAGTGACTAGAAAATCAGATGTCTATAGTTTTGGAGTTCTACTATTAGAGATTGTTAGTAGGAGGCCTAACACAAACAGACGTTTGCCTGTTGAAGAACAGTATCTTCTCACAAGG GCTTGGGATTTGTATGAGAGTGGGGAGGCAGAAAAATTGGTGGATGCTTTTCTAGAAGGAGACTTCAATATTGAGGAGGCAGTCAGATTTTGTAAGATTGGTCTCCTTTGCACGCAGGATTCTCCGCAGCTCCGGCCCTCTATGTCCAGTGTGCTTGAGATGCTTTTAGGTGAAAAAGACGTGAATGAGGAGAATGTGACAAAACCGGGCATgatatttgaatttgtggaagcCAAAAGTGCAGGTAAACAAAAATGCAAAGCTGAAGTGGATAGTAAATCTTTGTTGGCTGAAGGGAAGCAAGatgattcatcttcatcaggaACCATGAGCTCTTTTGCTACCATGACCTTCACAGCAATTTATGATAGAAGCGATTAG